One genomic segment of Funiculus sociatus GB2-C1 includes these proteins:
- a CDS encoding sensor histidine kinase, which yields MNAKPGYAAKATQQFPLRLIVIVPFLLQIFAAVGLVGYLSFINGQKAVNDLANQLIDKASQQVDEHLDTYLALPQQLNQINADAIASGRLNLNDPKSSEQYFWSQARAFETLSYIGYALPNGAESGAGRWVNGVNLLVYENLPGNGAASDYTADQQGNRKSLVQSYQADPLLPPGVKDIIKKGKPAWAAIYTYAFENTVQITEAGKAIKSQSGTSDIGLNYYVAVPARYPIYDQKGKLRSLLMVDLLLTNVSEFLHNLKVSPSGQVFIMERDGLLIGSSSTQPVVHKINGETKRLSALETPDPLIRAVAEKLKQQFNNFTTLQNTQELEVKFNGQRQFIQVTHWRDRFGLDWLVVVTVPESDFNSQINANTRTTILLCLGALAVATILGIYTSRWITRPILKLSQASEAIATGQLDQTVETTNIKELDAVAQSFNHMASQLQDSFNELAQTNAELENRVEARTAELSQTLTDLRRTQAQVIQTEKMSSLGQLVAGVAHEINNPVNFIHGNVTFVDEYAQNLLELVQLYQEEYPVPTPAIEAKIVDIDLEFINEDMLKLLSSMKLGTERIREIVKSLRTFSRLDEADMKEVDIHEGIESTLLILQHRLKPKPDRPAIAVIRDYGKLPLVECYPGQLNQVLMNIVVNAIDALEETKANCTYQEKKDNPDQITISTSVIDSQWVQIAIADNGVGIPKDVQQRIFNPFFTTKPIGKGTGMGMSISYQIITEKHGGKLECFSTPGEGSEFAIQIPIRQQVSAAV from the coding sequence ATGAATGCCAAACCCGGCTATGCTGCTAAGGCTACTCAACAGTTCCCCCTGCGGCTGATTGTGATAGTTCCCTTTTTATTACAAATATTTGCCGCGGTAGGGCTAGTTGGCTATCTCTCATTTATCAACGGGCAGAAAGCAGTCAATGACCTAGCCAATCAACTGATTGACAAAGCCAGTCAGCAGGTTGACGAACACTTGGATACTTATTTGGCACTGCCACAGCAGTTGAACCAAATCAATGCAGATGCGATCGCTTCTGGACGATTGAATCTGAATGACCCCAAATCTAGCGAGCAGTATTTCTGGAGTCAAGCTAGAGCATTTGAAACACTTAGCTATATTGGCTATGCTCTACCGAATGGTGCCGAATCAGGCGCTGGGCGTTGGGTTAATGGCGTGAATCTCCTAGTTTATGAAAATCTCCCTGGAAACGGTGCAGCATCGGATTACACCGCCGATCAACAGGGAAACCGGAAAAGCCTGGTGCAGAGTTATCAGGCCGATCCTTTATTGCCACCCGGAGTGAAAGACATCATCAAAAAAGGTAAGCCAGCCTGGGCTGCTATCTATACCTACGCATTTGAGAATACGGTACAGATTACGGAAGCAGGTAAGGCAATAAAAAGCCAAAGTGGCACTTCGGATATTGGTCTTAATTACTATGTTGCAGTTCCTGCTAGATATCCCATTTATGACCAGAAGGGCAAGTTACGCAGCCTTTTGATGGTAGATTTGCTGCTAACAAATGTGAGTGAATTTCTTCACAACCTGAAAGTTAGCCCTTCCGGACAAGTTTTTATCATGGAACGCGATGGCTTGCTGATTGGCAGTTCCAGCACTCAACCAGTTGTACACAAAATCAATGGTGAGACAAAACGCCTGAGTGCGCTAGAAACCCCAGATCCATTGATTCGCGCCGTGGCAGAAAAATTAAAACAACAATTTAATAATTTCACAACCCTTCAAAATACTCAAGAACTTGAGGTGAAATTCAACGGGCAGCGCCAGTTTATTCAGGTAACTCACTGGCGCGATCGCTTTGGCTTAGACTGGCTGGTGGTTGTCACCGTGCCGGAATCTGATTTCAATTCTCAAATTAATGCCAACACTCGCACAACTATCCTCCTGTGTCTGGGAGCATTGGCAGTAGCAACGATTTTAGGAATTTACACATCGCGCTGGATTACTCGCCCCATCTTAAAATTGAGCCAAGCATCCGAAGCGATCGCCACCGGACAGTTAGACCAAACGGTGGAAACTACCAACATCAAAGAGTTAGATGCGGTAGCACAGTCCTTTAACCACATGGCTTCTCAGTTACAAGATTCCTTTAACGAACTGGCACAGACTAACGCCGAATTGGAAAATCGAGTTGAAGCAAGGACGGCAGAACTTTCACAAACCCTTACTGATTTGCGGCGTACTCAAGCACAAGTGATTCAAACCGAAAAAATGTCCAGTTTGGGACAATTGGTTGCAGGAGTAGCTCATGAAATTAATAATCCGGTTAACTTTATTCATGGCAATGTCACCTTTGTAGATGAATATGCTCAGAATCTTCTAGAGTTAGTGCAGCTTTACCAGGAGGAATATCCTGTTCCCACACCGGCAATTGAAGCCAAAATTGTTGATATAGATTTAGAGTTTATCAACGAAGATATGCTGAAGTTACTCTCATCTATGAAATTGGGGACTGAACGCATACGAGAAATTGTTAAATCGCTAAGGACGTTTTCTCGATTGGATGAAGCGGACATGAAAGAAGTGGATATCCATGAAGGAATTGAAAGTACGCTGCTGATATTGCAACATCGCCTAAAACCAAAACCAGACCGTCCAGCGATCGCAGTGATTCGAGACTATGGAAAGTTGCCCCTTGTGGAGTGTTATCCGGGACAACTCAACCAAGTCTTAATGAATATCGTGGTAAACGCGATTGATGCACTCGAAGAAACCAAAGCCAATTGCACCTATCAGGAGAAAAAGGACAATCCCGATCAAATCACTATCTCCACTTCAGTGATTGATTCGCAATGGGTGCAAATAGCGATCGCAGATAATGGCGTTGGTATTCCAAAAGACGTTCAGCAACGGATATTCAATCCCTTCTTCACAACTAAACCGATTGGGAAGGGAACGGGGATGGGGATGTCCATCAGCTATCAAATTATTACCGAAAAACATGGCGGTAAATTGGAATGCTTCTCCACTCCTGGTGAGGGAAGCGAGTTTGCGATTCAGATTCCCATCCGTCAACAAGTCAGCGCTGCTGTCTAA
- the ypfJ gene encoding KPN_02809 family neutral zinc metallopeptidase, whose protein sequence is MRWEFGRKSSNVEDRRGGGVSGPLVGGGIGTIVLAVIVALLGGDPGAVLQQGQEQAPSDRTSSQSPQTQSSAANDRMADFVSVVLADTEDTWGTLFRQNGENYVEPKLVLFSNSVQSACGSASAAVGPFYCPADQKVYIDLSFYQDLKYKLNAPGDFAQAYVIAHEVGHHVQNLMGISSKVRTLQRQASRAEANQLSVRLELQADCFAGIWAHHANRSRQILEEGDVEEALNAASSIGDDRLQSQSKGHVVPDSFTHGSSAQRVRWFKRGIQTGEPAQCNTFAAANP, encoded by the coding sequence ATGCGCTGGGAATTCGGTCGTAAAAGCAGCAACGTTGAGGACAGGCGCGGGGGTGGGGTTTCTGGCCCTCTAGTTGGGGGTGGCATTGGGACAATCGTTCTAGCGGTGATTGTTGCCCTCTTAGGGGGCGATCCAGGTGCGGTGTTGCAACAAGGACAAGAACAAGCTCCGAGCGATCGCACCTCTTCTCAGTCTCCTCAAACACAATCATCTGCTGCGAACGATCGCATGGCTGATTTCGTTTCGGTTGTCTTGGCGGATACAGAAGATACATGGGGTACGCTGTTTCGTCAAAACGGAGAGAACTATGTCGAGCCTAAGTTAGTTCTCTTCTCAAATTCCGTACAGTCGGCTTGTGGTTCTGCAAGTGCGGCAGTTGGGCCGTTTTATTGCCCCGCCGATCAAAAAGTCTATATTGACTTAAGTTTTTATCAAGATTTGAAGTATAAGCTCAACGCACCCGGAGACTTTGCCCAAGCGTATGTAATTGCTCACGAGGTTGGGCATCATGTGCAGAATTTAATGGGAATTTCGAGTAAAGTTCGGACATTACAGCGTCAAGCTAGTCGCGCTGAGGCGAATCAACTTTCAGTCAGGTTGGAGTTACAAGCAGACTGTTTTGCTGGCATCTGGGCGCATCATGCCAATCGTTCCCGGCAAATTTTGGAGGAAGGCGACGTTGAGGAAGCGCTGAATGCTGCTAGCAGTATTGGCGATGATCGCTTGCAGAGTCAGTCCAAAGGGCATGTTGTCCCGGATTCTTTTACTCACGGTAGTTCAGCGCAGCGAGTCCGCTGGTTCAAGCGGGGGATTCAGACAGGCGAACCTGCACAATGCAATACCTTTGCAGCAGCAAATCCTTAA
- a CDS encoding Rieske 2Fe-2S domain-containing protein: MQSMLFGAPWLLAHKSMLVVNQPRKISLYGNDYVMWKDAAGAIHALPNACPHMGAMLSEGWCEAHIDGTSTVVCPFHALSFDSEGCTVLPGSEKKTLPQLKPLELKIQGDFIWSYGGYEPKVPIPTVLNDIADSYYFVGHTADTSVETDLLTMLLNMHDYNHQNGTHRELFRVTNVEFHQFIDNGHHSHAFYDLPTAPYSLAEKLRKPDLFLLPTTLKAHLENHFPSLVIFHGEMPLGKAVQCHIFVPEAENHTRTYILLFGQAKHPAFKVFGRTYLKFGKVVVDQDAEILGKIYPNTPQKIKLNNEVGMDWVRRNFQSFPNVVEPNLSK, translated from the coding sequence ATGCAGTCTATGCTTTTCGGCGCGCCTTGGTTGTTGGCGCACAAGTCGATGTTGGTAGTGAACCAACCTCGGAAAATTTCTCTCTATGGTAATGATTATGTGATGTGGAAAGACGCTGCTGGAGCAATCCATGCCCTGCCTAATGCCTGTCCTCACATGGGAGCAATGTTGTCAGAAGGATGGTGCGAAGCACACATTGATGGTACGAGTACTGTCGTCTGCCCGTTTCATGCCTTGTCATTTGATTCAGAAGGATGCACCGTTTTGCCGGGATCGGAAAAGAAAACTTTGCCTCAACTGAAACCTTTAGAGTTAAAAATTCAAGGAGATTTCATCTGGTCTTACGGCGGATACGAGCCAAAAGTGCCGATTCCCACAGTCCTGAATGACATTGCAGACAGCTACTACTTTGTCGGGCATACCGCTGATACAAGTGTAGAGACCGATTTGCTGACTATGTTGCTGAATATGCACGACTATAATCACCAAAACGGTACTCACCGGGAATTATTCCGAGTTACCAATGTGGAATTTCATCAATTTATTGACAATGGGCATCATTCCCATGCGTTTTATGATCTGCCCACCGCTCCTTACAGTTTGGCAGAAAAGCTGAGAAAACCAGATTTATTCCTACTCCCGACCACCCTCAAAGCTCACCTAGAAAACCACTTCCCATCTCTCGTGATTTTTCATGGTGAAATGCCATTGGGTAAAGCAGTTCAGTGTCACATCTTTGTCCCAGAAGCCGAGAACCACACAAGGACTTACATTTTGCTATTTGGTCAAGCCAAGCACCCTGCCTTTAAGGTATTTGGCAGGACATATCTCAAGTTTGGCAAGGTGGTAGTCGATCAAGATGCTGAGATTTTGGGTAAGATTTATCCGAATACGCCTCAGAAAATTAAACTCAATAATGAGGTGGGTATGGACTGGGTGCGGCGCAATTTTCAAAGTTTCCCAAATGTTGTGGAACCGAATCTTTCAAAGTAG
- a CDS encoding DUF6745 domain-containing protein, which produces MIPELTAQQKALIADYRMKWYSMAISTQPVDKTRAFFAIEAVYQKISNVEIPDIYYFDSPHSIANLSFISHIHPAANLPNQRKLNNIIRKVKNKLIKYGFFRDSFRRHIVCPLIEIVGKQFDLELWNSLHKQFSFWSPLNSLIPLSLRDSEKLSLIWKSGKPNHQRQIEQFWSYLTTGLVSPDTECSICGLLDFCTSELGCFIEEDLWHTLRTYVSECGWTFLFQDFCFTCQRPHKVLLDEQNRPHAENEAAIEFLDGFSVFAKNGMLALNCDQSNNPPAPDGT; this is translated from the coding sequence ATGATTCCTGAATTGACAGCACAGCAAAAAGCTCTAATTGCTGACTATCGAATGAAGTGGTATTCAATGGCAATCTCAACCCAGCCAGTTGATAAAACAAGAGCTTTTTTCGCAATTGAGGCAGTTTACCAGAAAATATCAAACGTAGAAATCCCTGACATCTACTATTTCGACAGTCCGCATAGTATAGCTAACCTCAGCTTTATAAGCCATATTCATCCGGCTGCAAACTTGCCCAATCAACGTAAGCTGAACAACATCATTAGAAAAGTTAAAAATAAATTAATCAAATATGGATTTTTTCGTGATTCTTTTCGTAGACATATTGTTTGTCCGCTGATTGAAATTGTGGGAAAGCAGTTTGATCTTGAGCTATGGAACAGTTTGCATAAGCAATTTAGCTTCTGGTCTCCGCTCAATAGTTTGATACCTTTAAGCCTACGCGATAGTGAAAAATTATCTTTAATCTGGAAATCCGGTAAACCCAATCATCAAAGGCAAATTGAGCAATTTTGGTCCTATTTGACAACAGGTTTGGTTTCACCAGATACAGAATGTAGTATTTGTGGATTGCTAGATTTCTGTACCTCTGAGCTAGGATGCTTCATAGAAGAAGACTTATGGCACACACTTAGAACATACGTTTCTGAGTGTGGTTGGACATTTTTATTTCAAGATTTCTGTTTCACCTGTCAACGTCCACATAAAGTGCTGCTTGATGAGCAAAATCGACCTCATGCGGAGAATGAAGCAGCCATCGAATTTTTAGATGGTTTCAGTGTATTTGCCAAGAATGGTATGCTAGCTCTCAATTGCGATCAGTCTAACAATCCTCCTGCACCTGACGGAACGTGA
- a CDS encoding family 10 glycosylhydrolase — MKLHFIARGWWRSLKYLLLLFLGAFITVLLAGNPISAIAQSPMPPEAIEQSPIPEATPQKRFQEIRGVWMTNNDNKILRDRPKLQNAVSQLAQLNFNTIYPVVWNSGYTLYESAIAEREGIQSSVSKGLQGQDIIADLIAQGHRQGLLVIPWFEFGFMAPPLSELTSNHPNWITQRRDGSQTWIGAAGEVVWLNPFHPEVQQFITDLVLEVVTKYDADGIQFDDHTSLPNEFGYDRYTLALYKQETKKDAPSNPKDPAWVRWRADKITAFMTQLNKAVKERKPNAIFSVAPNPYVTAYNTYLQDWLTWVRKDIVDELIVQVYRPNLQSFLDQLTRPEIQEVQQKIPTGVGVLTGLRKKPVAMQLIQAKVRAARDRGLGVTFFYYESLWDDAPEPVAERQSNFQSLFNFPASRFAFR, encoded by the coding sequence ATGAAATTGCATTTCATCGCTAGAGGTTGGTGGCGATCGCTCAAGTATCTCTTGTTACTGTTTTTGGGAGCATTCATCACAGTATTGCTGGCTGGCAACCCCATCTCTGCGATCGCGCAAAGCCCAATGCCACCAGAAGCAATCGAGCAAAGCCCAATCCCAGAAGCCACCCCGCAGAAACGTTTTCAGGAAATTCGCGGGGTTTGGATGACCAACAATGACAATAAAATCCTCAGAGATCGCCCCAAACTGCAAAATGCTGTCAGTCAACTGGCGCAGCTAAACTTCAACACAATCTATCCTGTAGTTTGGAATTCTGGCTATACGCTTTACGAGAGTGCCATAGCAGAACGGGAAGGCATTCAATCTTCTGTCAGCAAAGGTCTACAGGGACAAGATATCATCGCCGACTTGATTGCCCAAGGCCATCGCCAAGGGTTGCTAGTGATTCCCTGGTTTGAGTTTGGTTTCATGGCTCCCCCGCTCTCGGAACTGACATCAAATCATCCGAATTGGATTACGCAACGGCGGGATGGTAGCCAAACTTGGATTGGTGCTGCGGGTGAAGTTGTGTGGCTTAATCCCTTCCATCCAGAGGTGCAGCAGTTCATCACCGATCTGGTGCTGGAAGTCGTCACTAAATATGATGCTGATGGTATTCAGTTTGACGATCACACCAGTTTGCCCAATGAATTTGGCTACGATCGCTACACGCTTGCCTTGTACAAACAGGAAACCAAGAAAGATGCGCCTTCCAATCCCAAAGATCCGGCATGGGTGCGCTGGCGTGCAGATAAAATCACGGCATTCATGACACAACTCAACAAAGCCGTAAAAGAGAGAAAACCCAACGCCATTTTCTCCGTTGCTCCTAATCCCTACGTCACTGCTTACAATACTTATCTGCAAGATTGGCTTACTTGGGTGCGAAAAGATATTGTGGACGAGTTAATTGTGCAAGTTTATCGTCCCAATCTGCAAAGTTTTCTTGACCAGCTCACCCGCCCGGAAATTCAAGAAGTGCAACAAAAAATTCCAACTGGAGTTGGTGTCCTCACAGGCTTAAGAAAAAAGCCTGTTGCGATGCAACTGATTCAGGCTAAAGTGCGCGCAGCTCGCGATCGCGGCTTGGGTGTAACTTTCTTCTATTATGAAAGCCTTTGGGACGATGCACCAGAACCCGTAGCAGAACGGCAATCTAACTTTCAAAGTCTCTTCAATTTCCCGGCTTCCCGCTTTGCATTTAGATAA
- a CDS encoding type II toxin-antitoxin system RelE/ParE family toxin translates to MSRYVINILASRDLSEIADYFAETSIEAGEQFFREFNRKCQQLVSFPNSGKSYAKVRTDLRGLPLEGYIIFYRVLDDGIEILRVVSGRRNLPSLFEESD, encoded by the coding sequence ATGAGTCGCTACGTTATTAATATCCTCGCTAGTCGCGATCTCAGTGAGATTGCCGATTACTTTGCCGAGACTAGCATTGAAGCGGGTGAGCAATTTTTCCGTGAATTCAACCGTAAGTGTCAGCAATTAGTTTCTTTCCCAAATAGTGGTAAAAGCTACGCAAAAGTCCGCACTGACTTGCGAGGATTGCCTCTTGAAGGCTATATCATTTTCTACAGAGTTTTGGATGATGGCATTGAAATTTTGCGTGTTGTGAGTGGTCGTCGCAACTTACCGTCTCTTTTTGAAGAGTCCGATTAA
- a CDS encoding trypsin-like peptidase domain-containing protein: protein MVNLEIEDRKQLITLLRDLPELATERSRQQILELAGLKQLVPMIHLDGTPFVTISEIVSYLSNYGRLTYDHEALGLFLNTLKSFVGVQQQAFLDILLTKYDMMTPISALPAIDHWRGRETPKEVLEKIIGENTLRPIAFLHQGLQVARSVAHIGVRTSQERWSGTGFLVAQDLLLTNNHVLPHSNLLSDTIFRFNYEENFQGEAQPTAEYRAKSNGVFHTNQTLDYTLVQLEGEPGQRWSWLPLSPKAFRRDSRVNIIQHPLGQPKQISLQNNFVQYVGGNVVQYITSTLQGSSGSPVFNDAWEVIALHHAGGNIPEPTTQQRYFRNEGILVESILADLPSQLVDLLKVAESTT, encoded by the coding sequence ATGGTCAATTTAGAAATTGAAGACCGCAAGCAGTTAATAACTCTCTTAAGAGATTTACCAGAACTAGCTACAGAGCGATCGCGTCAGCAAATTTTGGAGTTAGCAGGTCTGAAACAGTTGGTACCAATGATCCATCTTGATGGCACTCCATTTGTAACAATTAGCGAGATCGTTAGCTATCTATCTAATTATGGACGTTTAACCTATGACCATGAGGCACTGGGGTTGTTCTTGAATACCCTGAAAAGCTTCGTAGGGGTTCAGCAACAAGCATTTTTGGACATACTGCTGACAAAGTATGACATGATGACCCCAATCTCTGCATTACCTGCTATTGATCACTGGCGAGGGAGAGAAACTCCCAAAGAGGTATTAGAGAAAATTATTGGTGAGAATACGCTGCGCCCGATTGCTTTCTTGCATCAGGGACTTCAAGTAGCGCGGTCAGTTGCTCATATTGGGGTACGAACGAGCCAAGAACGTTGGTCAGGTACGGGATTTCTCGTGGCTCAGGATTTGTTGTTAACCAACAATCATGTCCTGCCTCATTCCAATTTACTGTCTGATACAATTTTTCGTTTTAACTACGAAGAGAATTTCCAGGGAGAAGCGCAACCTACTGCTGAATATCGCGCTAAATCCAACGGAGTTTTTCATACCAACCAAACCTTAGACTACACTTTAGTTCAACTCGAAGGAGAACCTGGACAAAGGTGGAGTTGGCTACCACTGTCGCCTAAAGCGTTTCGTCGTGATAGCCGAGTCAATATTATTCAGCACCCATTGGGGCAACCTAAGCAGATTTCGCTACAGAACAATTTTGTTCAATACGTGGGCGGTAATGTAGTGCAGTATATAACCTCCACCTTGCAAGGCTCCTCTGGTTCTCCAGTCTTTAATGATGCTTGGGAGGTTATTGCTCTGCATCATGCTGGAGGTAATATACCTGAACCGACAACACAGCAGCGTTACTTTAGAAACGAGGGCATACTGGTAGAGAGTATCTTAGCTGATTTACCCTCACAGCTTGTAGACCTGCTTAAGGTAGCAGAATCGACAACCTAG
- a CDS encoding GNAT family N-acetyltransferase — protein MLLQTDRLLLREFTEADWPAVLAYQSTPAYQRFYPSGRTEVDARAFVNRFLQWQQEKPRWRYQWVIALQKQEKLIGNCGIRKSYPDAPEAEIGCELAPEHWGRNYPVEMGRLLLRFGFTEIGLHRIYAHCIAENRGAVSLAQKLGMSQEGRLRENVSIRGQWHDTLVYGILKQEWEAKVE, from the coding sequence ATGCTTCTTCAAACTGATCGCCTGCTGCTGCGCGAATTTACGGAAGCCGACTGGCCAGCCGTTTTAGCATATCAATCCACTCCTGCATATCAACGCTTTTATCCATCCGGGCGCACTGAGGTGGACGCTCGTGCCTTCGTTAATCGCTTCCTCCAGTGGCAGCAGGAGAAGCCCCGATGGAGGTATCAGTGGGTAATAGCTCTACAAAAACAGGAGAAGCTGATTGGTAACTGTGGCATCCGTAAGAGCTATCCCGATGCCCCAGAAGCAGAAATTGGGTGTGAATTGGCTCCTGAGCATTGGGGTCGAAATTATCCGGTTGAGATGGGTCGCCTGCTACTGCGCTTTGGCTTTACAGAGATTGGCCTGCATCGCATTTACGCACACTGTATCGCTGAAAATAGAGGGGCAGTGTCATTGGCGCAGAAGCTTGGGATGAGCCAAGAAGGTCGGTTGCGAGAGAATGTGAGCATCCGGGGACAGTGGCACGACACCCTCGTATACGGCATCTTGAAGCAGGAATGGGAGGCAAAGGTTGAATAA
- a CDS encoding ribbon-helix-helix domain-containing protein — protein sequence MSISLTPNQERFIQTKLQAGKYRSAEEVLEVALRLLDEYDRAETEWVEDVREKIDAAISASDHTPPIEGETFVNQIIERFQQARQAQE from the coding sequence ATGAGCATCAGCCTCACACCCAACCAAGAGCGCTTTATTCAAACCAAGCTTCAAGCTGGAAAATACCGCTCCGCAGAAGAAGTTCTTGAAGTTGCCCTACGCTTGCTGGATGAGTACGATCGCGCTGAAACTGAATGGGTGGAAGATGTGCGAGAAAAAATTGACGCGGCAATTTCGGCATCAGATCATACACCACCGATTGAGGGTGAAACTTTTGTAAACCAAATTATAGAACGGTTTCAACAAGCTCGTCAGGCACAAGAATGA
- a CDS encoding SUMF1/EgtB/PvdO family nonheme iron enzyme: MSIKSQLVRLLAHLPKTQTVPERRALLMITGFDHLGAKIDSFEKSNLVFFSELIELIFSEGQAQSLEFLNELADSELLGLEARKKLNNLIAEIAVLDTQHCNSECVERKSHQTFRGFNSDYSQLTSQNFPKTYSKTNLEFLTQSQFPNQQENLPIFSTPSQSTEGLEEQQDTKLIIPSIPGTQAFEFTVVMVDIQGKEISRRRGQAHSLTEDIGNGVTLKMVYIPGGEFSMGSPETEGRRYSNERPQRSVTIKPFLISKYPITQAQWREVAALSEVGQELKLRPSRSGGKSHPVTQVSWHDAVEFCDRLSQTTGHEYRLPTEAEWEYACRAGTTTPFHFGETITSDLANYDGRYLYSSEPKGIYREKTNSVDTFQVANAFGLFELHGNVWEWCLDHWHESYDNAPITGEAWIDCSNNQTRLIRGGSWRNEPLLCRSASRWHNDVKQQSHNIGFRIIRSL; the protein is encoded by the coding sequence ATGAGTATCAAATCTCAGTTAGTGCGGTTGCTAGCCCATTTGCCAAAGACTCAAACTGTTCCAGAGCGTAGAGCGCTCTTGATGATTACAGGATTTGATCATCTAGGTGCCAAGATAGATTCCTTTGAAAAAAGCAATTTAGTCTTCTTTTCTGAATTGATTGAACTTATATTCTCTGAAGGACAAGCTCAATCATTGGAATTCCTTAATGAGCTTGCAGATAGCGAGTTACTGGGTTTGGAAGCCAGGAAGAAACTGAACAATCTCATTGCGGAGATTGCAGTTTTAGATACTCAACATTGCAACAGTGAATGTGTTGAGCGCAAGAGTCATCAAACATTTAGAGGTTTCAACTCAGACTATAGTCAACTTACCTCGCAAAATTTTCCAAAAACGTATAGCAAGACCAATTTAGAGTTTCTAACCCAGTCACAATTTCCTAATCAGCAGGAGAATCTGCCTATCTTTTCTACTCCCAGCCAAAGTACAGAAGGCTTGGAGGAACAACAAGATACGAAGTTGATCATCCCATCAATTCCTGGTACTCAAGCTTTTGAATTTACAGTTGTGATGGTAGATATCCAAGGCAAAGAAATCAGCCGTCGTCGAGGACAAGCCCACTCCTTAACTGAAGATATTGGCAACGGGGTGACGTTAAAGATGGTCTACATTCCAGGAGGAGAATTTTCGATGGGTTCGCCGGAAACTGAAGGAAGGCGATACTCCAATGAGCGACCTCAACGCTCAGTAACCATCAAACCATTTTTAATAAGCAAGTACCCTATTACACAAGCACAGTGGAGAGAAGTAGCTGCTTTGTCAGAAGTCGGTCAAGAGCTAAAACTTCGCCCGTCGCGTTCCGGAGGCAAAAGTCACCCTGTTACCCAAGTTTCTTGGCATGATGCCGTTGAGTTTTGCGATCGCTTATCTCAAACAACAGGTCACGAGTATCGTCTTCCTACGGAAGCAGAGTGGGAATATGCCTGTCGTGCTGGAACTACAACCCCTTTTCACTTTGGCGAAACTATCACTTCCGATCTAGCTAACTATGATGGTCGCTATCTCTATAGTTCAGAACCTAAAGGAATTTATCGTGAAAAAACTAATTCAGTAGACACCTTTCAAGTAGCTAATGCCTTTGGACTATTCGAGCTGCACGGTAATGTTTGGGAATGGTGCTTAGATCATTGGCATGAGAGTTATGATAATGCACCTATCACGGGAGAGGCTTGGATAGATTGCAGCAATAATCAAACTCGTCTAATACGTGGTGGTTCGTGGCGTAATGAACCTCTTCTATGTCGCTCTGCTTCCCGTTGGCATAACGATGTCAAGCAACAGTCTCACAATATTGGTTTCAGAATCATTCGCTCTTTATAA